The following are from one region of the Stenotrophomonas lactitubi genome:
- a CDS encoding TonB family protein, whose product MGIWARRIPLLLAGMLPAAGVLAATPDTQAACSPLPPTSWLRDAGVTALSMQVREGRCLVEVTAVDGKALFRQQQMLMVLAQKACAAPAEATVDDTQVSLQLRLPKRCAARSSQDLFAGDETAWMPPRGVSPRYPREAMQEGLSGRSLLKAVVDAQGAVAAVVVERSSGHAVLDEAAVEELRGWRFIRTDAKSAVPELSIVRVPMRYELVE is encoded by the coding sequence ATGGGTATCTGGGCAAGGAGGATTCCGCTGCTGCTGGCAGGCATGCTGCCGGCTGCCGGGGTGCTGGCGGCAACGCCTGACACGCAGGCCGCGTGTTCGCCACTGCCCCCCACGTCCTGGCTGCGCGATGCGGGGGTGACCGCGTTGTCGATGCAGGTCCGCGAAGGCCGTTGCTTGGTGGAGGTGACGGCGGTCGATGGCAAGGCGCTGTTTCGCCAGCAGCAGATGCTGATGGTGCTTGCGCAGAAGGCCTGTGCCGCACCGGCGGAAGCAACCGTGGATGACACGCAGGTGTCACTGCAGCTGCGCCTGCCGAAGCGCTGCGCGGCGCGCAGCAGCCAGGATCTGTTCGCGGGCGACGAGACGGCCTGGATGCCACCCCGCGGTGTGTCACCGCGCTACCCGAGGGAGGCCATGCAGGAAGGGCTTTCCGGTCGCAGCCTGCTCAAGGCCGTGGTGGATGCGCAGGGAGCCGTCGCTGCAGTGGTTGTCGAAAGATCCAGTGGCCACGCGGTGCTGGATGAAGCGGCGGTTGAGGAACTGCGCGGCTGGCGTTTCATCCGCACCGACGCGAAGAGTGCAGTGCCGGAATTGAGCATCGTGCGCGTACCGATGCGCTATGAACTGGTGGAGTAG
- the ybaK gene encoding Cys-tRNA(Pro) deacylase: protein MTPAINLLKREKIAHTVHSYVHDAHAESYGGEAVEKLGLDPAQVFKTLLASTETHELLVAIVPVAGQLDLKALAEAAGCKKCEMAAVDAAQRATGYLVGGISPLGQKKRLRSFLDASAQTLPQLHVSAGRRGLEVELAPADLLRLTGGHYAAIGRPR, encoded by the coding sequence ATGACCCCGGCCATCAACCTGCTCAAGCGCGAGAAGATCGCCCATACCGTGCACAGCTACGTGCACGACGCCCATGCCGAATCCTACGGCGGCGAAGCCGTCGAAAAGCTGGGCCTGGACCCTGCACAGGTATTCAAGACGCTGCTGGCCAGCACCGAAACCCACGAACTGCTGGTAGCGATCGTGCCGGTGGCCGGCCAGCTCGACCTGAAAGCACTGGCCGAAGCCGCCGGCTGCAAGAAATGCGAGATGGCCGCCGTCGATGCCGCGCAGCGCGCAACCGGCTATCTGGTCGGCGGCATCAGTCCGCTGGGGCAGAAGAAGCGCCTGCGCAGCTTCCTTGATGCCAGCGCGCAGACGCTGCCGCAGTTGCATGTCAGCGCGGGGCGGCGTGGACTGGAAGTCGAGCTGGCACCCGCCGACCTGCTGCGCCTGACCGGCGGCCATTACGCCGCGATCGGCAGGCCCCGCTGA
- a CDS encoding peptidoglycan-binding domain-containing protein: protein MATDSTLTREQLSTLFLNTELGGNTRHLDHFAYAKEGTSTYSFGLVQFDVGGNPQARRFLRDNGFTNGDIELLSQQGGLSTQQLAALDAKLQAIPQANIDQLTNAKLDSAIGRVDEAIAKVRATNPAAADAIVANPELQLAMADYDNQFGSMGPQFINYLSGNAEKLQGGTIQAGDPPTRADVQTFVDATKYGIQSPAAVTSRDERFDTAMSQLGIAQTHAPSHGSPTTPGAQAGSGVLVNGAKGDEVQAMQQKLADLGYTGKDGAPLVADGHFGPGTLQAVQQFQRDHQLTVDGKAGNGTLGALDAASQQRQQPAEPAAPAAAPSMATPGHADNPRYQQVVEKLEALEQQRSQGGLSPLFHDRNQLENAAGQVAYESKVVGMSQVDTVVARPDGQGVFAVQGQLGDPAAHRTYIDLAQAVGQDLPSSTRQSEALNAEQTQRQAQEQAQAQQPMSR from the coding sequence ATGGCAACGGATTCCACCCTCACCCGCGAGCAGCTGTCCACGCTGTTCCTCAACACCGAGCTGGGCGGCAACACCCGCCATCTGGACCATTTCGCGTACGCCAAGGAAGGCACCAGCACCTACTCGTTCGGCCTGGTGCAATTCGACGTCGGCGGCAACCCCCAGGCCAGGCGTTTCCTGCGCGACAACGGCTTCACCAATGGTGACATCGAACTGCTGTCCCAGCAGGGGGGGCTGAGCACGCAGCAGCTGGCCGCGCTCGACGCCAAGCTGCAGGCCATTCCGCAGGCCAACATCGATCAGCTCACCAACGCCAAGCTGGACAGCGCCATCGGGCGCGTCGACGAAGCCATCGCCAAGGTGCGTGCGACCAACCCGGCCGCCGCCGATGCCATCGTGGCAAACCCGGAACTGCAGCTGGCCATGGCCGACTATGACAACCAGTTCGGCAGCATGGGCCCGCAGTTCATCAACTATCTGTCCGGCAATGCGGAAAAGCTGCAGGGCGGTACCATCCAGGCCGGCGATCCACCCACCCGGGCCGACGTACAGACCTTCGTCGATGCAACCAAGTACGGCATCCAGTCGCCTGCGGCCGTGACCAGCCGTGATGAACGCTTCGACACGGCCATGAGCCAGCTGGGCATCGCCCAGACCCATGCCCCCTCGCACGGCTCGCCCACCACACCCGGTGCGCAGGCTGGTAGTGGCGTGCTGGTAAACGGCGCAAAGGGTGATGAAGTGCAGGCCATGCAGCAGAAACTGGCCGACCTCGGCTACACGGGCAAGGACGGTGCACCGCTGGTGGCCGACGGTCACTTTGGCCCGGGCACGCTGCAGGCAGTGCAGCAGTTCCAACGCGATCATCAGCTGACGGTGGACGGCAAAGCTGGCAACGGCACCCTGGGTGCGCTGGACGCGGCAAGCCAGCAGCGCCAGCAGCCGGCCGAACCTGCGGCGCCCGCAGCAGCACCGAGCATGGCCACGCCCGGGCACGCCGACAATCCGCGCTACCAGCAGGTGGTGGAGAAACTGGAGGCGCTTGAACAGCAGCGCAGCCAGGGTGGGCTGTCGCCGCTGTTCCATGACCGCAACCAACTGGAAAACGCGGCTGGGCAGGTCGCCTACGAGTCCAAGGTTGTCGGCATGTCACAGGTGGACACCGTAGTGGCGCGTCCGGATGGTCAGGGCGTGTTCGCGGTGCAGGGCCAGCTGGGTGATCCTGCAGCGCACCGCACCTACATCGACCTTGCGCAGGCGGTCGGCCAGGACCTGCCGTCCAGCACACGCCAGAGCGAAGCGTTGAACGCCGAACAGACACAACGGCAGGCGCAGGAACAGGCACAAGCGCAGCAGCCGATGTCGCGCTGA
- a CDS encoding lysozyme inhibitor LprI family protein, producing the protein MTRTIKPLMTLCCVALLAACTPPSGDAQATTPAAATGQANTDGKAASAAAAAAGSSAACADSASPVQTLICNDPALLKQEGELAKAEATASQTLDTAGKAKLQAEQQRWIQHTRDLCSDAHCLQQVFTDRLKVLSATRDGLVDQDACEVPDGQQQCVDMLVLRDPNSQLATFNTLLGENGQEGRLLGCTAATNIGGGQNAQLAANCTQETASGKRSVQLCSNQMVGQFAIEPAPAAYGTEATRQLLGFTQQHCAG; encoded by the coding sequence ATGACCCGAACCATCAAGCCCCTGATGACCCTGTGCTGCGTGGCCCTGCTGGCCGCCTGCACCCCGCCTTCCGGCGATGCCCAGGCCACGACGCCTGCAGCAGCCACCGGACAGGCCAACACCGACGGCAAGGCGGCCAGCGCCGCGGCAGCGGCCGCCGGCAGCAGCGCCGCCTGCGCCGATTCGGCATCACCGGTGCAGACCCTGATCTGCAACGACCCCGCCCTGTTGAAGCAGGAAGGCGAGCTGGCCAAGGCCGAAGCCACCGCAAGCCAGACCCTCGATACCGCCGGCAAGGCCAAGCTGCAGGCCGAGCAGCAGCGCTGGATCCAGCACACGCGCGATCTGTGCAGCGACGCGCACTGCCTGCAACAGGTATTTACCGACCGCCTCAAGGTGCTGTCGGCCACGCGCGACGGCCTGGTCGACCAAGACGCCTGCGAAGTACCCGACGGCCAGCAGCAGTGCGTGGACATGCTGGTGCTGCGCGACCCCAACAGCCAGCTGGCGACCTTCAACACGCTGCTGGGTGAAAACGGCCAGGAAGGTCGCCTGCTGGGCTGCACGGCGGCTACCAACATCGGCGGCGGGCAGAACGCCCAGCTGGCGGCCAACTGCACCCAGGAAACCGCCAGCGGCAAGCGCAGCGTGCAGCTGTGCAGCAACCAGATGGTCGGCCAGTTCGCCATCGAACCGGCGCCGGCCGCCTACGGCACCGAGGCCACACGCCAGCTGCTCGGCTTCACCCAGCAGCACTGCGCCGGCTGA
- the ahcY gene encoding adenosylhomocysteinase translates to MNAVAKTFSTEGDYKIRDITLADWGRKELDIAEHEMPGLMSIRRKHAATLPLKGVRVTGSLHMTIQTAVLIETLKDIGADVRWASCNIFSTQDHAAAAIAATGTPVFAWKGESLEEYWDCTLDALTFTLADGTLTGPELVVDDGGDVTLLIHKGYELENGSTWVDEKAASHEEQVIKNLLKRVAKERPGYWGRVVKDWKGVSEETTTGVHRLYQLAQAGTLLIPAINVNDSVTKSKFDNLYGCRESLADGLKRAMDVMLAGKVAVVCGYGDVGKGCAASLRAYGARVVVTEIDPICALQAAMEGFEVNTIESTLGRADLYVTTTGNKDIIRIEHLSAMKDQAIVCNIGHFDNEIQVDALVAFPGVKHVNIKPQVDKYIFPNGNAIFLLAEGRLVNLGCATGHPSFVMSNSFANQTLAQIDLWANKGSYENKVYLLPKKLDEEVARLHLEKIGVKLTTLSQEQADYIGVPVEGPFKPDHYRY, encoded by the coding sequence ATGAATGCTGTTGCCAAGACCTTCTCCACCGAAGGTGATTACAAGATCCGCGACATCACCCTGGCCGACTGGGGCCGCAAGGAACTGGACATCGCCGAGCACGAGATGCCGGGCCTGATGTCGATCCGTCGCAAGCACGCCGCCACCCTGCCGCTGAAGGGCGTGCGCGTGACCGGTTCGCTGCACATGACCATCCAGACCGCGGTGCTGATCGAGACCCTGAAGGACATCGGCGCCGACGTGCGTTGGGCCTCGTGCAACATCTTCTCGACCCAGGACCATGCCGCTGCGGCGATCGCCGCCACCGGCACCCCCGTGTTCGCCTGGAAGGGCGAGTCGCTGGAAGAGTACTGGGACTGCACCCTGGACGCGCTGACCTTCACCCTGGCCGACGGCACCCTGACCGGCCCGGAACTGGTGGTCGACGACGGCGGTGATGTGACCCTGCTGATCCACAAGGGTTACGAGCTGGAAAACGGCAGCACCTGGGTGGACGAAAAGGCCGCCTCGCACGAAGAGCAGGTCATCAAGAACCTGCTCAAGCGCGTGGCCAAGGAGCGTCCGGGTTACTGGGGTCGCGTGGTCAAGGACTGGAAGGGCGTTTCCGAAGAAACCACCACCGGCGTGCACCGCCTGTACCAGCTGGCGCAGGCCGGCACCCTGCTGATCCCGGCGATCAACGTCAACGACTCGGTCACCAAGAGCAAGTTTGACAACCTGTACGGCTGCCGCGAGTCGCTGGCCGACGGTCTCAAGCGCGCGATGGACGTGATGCTGGCCGGCAAGGTCGCCGTGGTCTGCGGCTACGGTGACGTGGGCAAGGGCTGCGCCGCCTCGCTGCGTGCCTACGGCGCGCGCGTGGTGGTTACCGAGATCGACCCGATCTGCGCCCTGCAGGCGGCGATGGAAGGCTTCGAGGTCAACACCATCGAGTCGACCCTGGGCCGTGCCGACTTGTACGTCACCACCACCGGCAACAAGGACATCATCCGCATCGAGCACCTGAGCGCGATGAAGGACCAGGCCATCGTCTGCAACATCGGCCACTTCGACAACGAGATCCAGGTCGATGCGCTGGTCGCCTTCCCGGGCGTGAAGCACGTCAACATCAAGCCGCAGGTGGACAAGTACATCTTCCCGAACGGAAACGCGATCTTCCTGCTGGCCGAAGGCCGCCTGGTCAACCTGGGCTGCGCCACCGGCCACCCGAGCTTCGTGATGTCCAACTCGTTCGCCAACCAGACCCTGGCCCAGATCGACCTGTGGGCCAACAAGGGCAGCTACGAGAACAAGGTGTACCTGCTGCCGAAGAAGCTGGACGAAGAAGTGGCCCGCCTGCACCTGGAGAAGATCGGCGTGAAGCTGACCACCCTGAGCCAGGAACAAGCCGACTACATCGGCGTGCCGGTGGAAGGTCCGTTCAAGCCGGATCATTACCGCTACTGA
- a CDS encoding S9 family peptidase: MSTHARRNRRLTGLVLSMALLAVVPQALAAAPQAAQTQAQGVTGYELPSAALQAVVDAPRAPSLYLSPRRDVAALMQMPSLPSIQVVAQPELKLAGLRINPRTFSDSRFSFGQKLWLMNVADGKERQISGLPASLSIASLTWSPDQKWLAFNQVDAATGANELWLVDVAGGSARRLVAGLNTVLGSGYQWLPDSRGLVVFTRPANLGAAPAADGIPTGPAVQQTSQGGGVVSIRTYQDLLKNEADARQFDYYATTQPVEVSLDGQSRAIGAAGIFMGFAVSPDGRFVLSQPVQRPYSYVVPVSSFPRRIEVLDRSTGKLVHTVAVRPLVEGLPTGNDAEVTGVRDISWRGDADATLVWAEAQDGGDPNREAKVRDAVFMQAAPFETPPVTLAQLGSRYAGISWGRGDLALLNESWWKTRRSKTWLIAPDNASADARLLWDRDAQDRYADPGRPLMASDDRGRSLLQTTADGGSLYLAGAGASPEGDRPFVDRFEVASGKATRLFHSQAPTYAAPVTLLDAQASSLLISRESPDEPTNFYVQSLADTNAAPRALTHFAHPLPQLKGVQKEQIRYKRKDGVDLTATLLLPPGYDPKRDGPRPLLMWAYPGEFKSAAAASQVTDSPYRFNAISYWGPQAFLAKGYVVLASPSMPIIGEGDKEPNDTYIEQLVANAQAAVDEVVRRGVTDREHIAIGGHSYGAFMTANLLAHTRLFKAGIARSGAYNRTLTPFGFQAEERNYWQAQDVYQKMAPFNYADRIKDPILFIHGVDDNNSGTFPLQSERMFAAVKGLGGTARLVMLPNESHAYRARESIMTMLAESERWLEQTLGPVQQGKAKKTR, encoded by the coding sequence ATGAGCACGCACGCACGCCGCAACCGGCGCTTGACTGGCCTGGTCCTGTCGATGGCCCTGCTGGCGGTGGTCCCGCAGGCCTTGGCTGCGGCCCCGCAGGCGGCACAGACCCAAGCGCAGGGCGTGACCGGCTATGAGCTGCCCTCGGCCGCACTGCAGGCGGTGGTCGACGCGCCGCGGGCGCCGTCGCTGTACCTGTCGCCACGCCGCGACGTGGCCGCGCTGATGCAGATGCCGTCGCTGCCGTCGATCCAGGTGGTGGCGCAGCCGGAACTGAAGCTTGCCGGCCTGCGCATCAACCCGCGCACCTTCTCCGACAGCCGCTTCAGCTTCGGCCAGAAGCTGTGGCTGATGAACGTGGCCGACGGCAAGGAGCGGCAGATCAGCGGGCTGCCGGCCTCGCTGTCGATTGCCAGCCTGACGTGGTCGCCGGACCAGAAGTGGCTGGCCTTCAACCAGGTCGATGCCGCTACCGGCGCCAATGAGCTGTGGCTGGTGGACGTTGCCGGCGGCAGCGCCCGTCGTCTGGTCGCCGGCCTGAACACTGTCCTGGGCAGTGGCTACCAGTGGTTGCCGGACAGCCGTGGACTGGTGGTGTTCACCCGCCCGGCCAACCTGGGCGCCGCGCCGGCCGCGGATGGCATTCCGACCGGCCCGGCCGTGCAGCAGACCAGCCAGGGCGGCGGCGTGGTGTCCATCCGCACCTACCAGGACCTGCTGAAGAACGAGGCCGACGCGCGCCAGTTCGATTACTACGCCACCACCCAGCCGGTGGAGGTCAGCCTGGACGGGCAGAGCCGTGCCATCGGTGCGGCCGGCATCTTCATGGGCTTTGCGGTGTCGCCCGATGGCCGCTTCGTGCTCAGCCAGCCGGTGCAGCGCCCGTACTCCTACGTGGTGCCGGTGAGCAGCTTCCCGCGCCGCATCGAAGTGCTCGACCGCAGCACCGGCAAGCTGGTGCACACCGTGGCCGTGCGTCCGTTGGTGGAAGGCTTGCCGACCGGCAACGATGCCGAAGTGACCGGCGTGCGTGACATCAGCTGGCGCGGCGATGCCGATGCCACCCTGGTGTGGGCCGAAGCGCAGGACGGCGGCGACCCGAACAGGGAGGCCAAGGTGCGCGATGCGGTGTTCATGCAGGCTGCACCGTTCGAAACGCCGCCGGTGACCCTGGCCCAGCTCGGCAGCCGTTACGCCGGCATCAGCTGGGGCCGTGGCGACCTGGCCCTGCTCAATGAATCGTGGTGGAAGACACGCCGCAGCAAGACCTGGCTGATCGCACCGGACAACGCCAGTGCCGATGCCAGGCTGCTGTGGGACCGCGATGCACAGGACCGCTATGCCGATCCGGGTCGTCCGCTGATGGCCAGCGATGACCGCGGCCGCTCGCTGCTGCAGACCACCGCTGATGGTGGCAGCCTGTACCTGGCCGGTGCCGGTGCGTCGCCGGAGGGCGACCGTCCGTTCGTTGATCGCTTCGAGGTGGCCAGCGGCAAGGCGACGCGCCTGTTCCATTCGCAGGCACCAACCTACGCCGCGCCGGTGACGTTGCTGGATGCGCAGGCCAGTTCGCTGCTGATCAGCCGCGAAAGCCCGGATGAACCGACCAACTTCTACGTGCAGTCGCTGGCCGACACCAACGCTGCACCGCGTGCGCTGACCCACTTCGCCCATCCGCTGCCTCAGTTGAAGGGTGTGCAGAAAGAGCAGATCCGCTACAAGCGCAAGGACGGCGTGGACCTGACCGCGACCCTGCTGCTGCCGCCGGGCTACGACCCCAAGCGCGATGGTCCGCGGCCGCTGCTGATGTGGGCCTACCCGGGTGAGTTCAAGAGCGCGGCGGCCGCCAGCCAGGTGACCGATTCGCCGTACCGCTTCAACGCGATCAGCTACTGGGGCCCGCAGGCGTTCCTGGCCAAGGGCTACGTGGTGCTGGCCAGCCCGTCGATGCCGATCATCGGCGAAGGCGACAAGGAACCCAACGACACCTACATCGAACAGCTGGTCGCCAATGCCCAGGCCGCGGTGGACGAGGTGGTGCGTCGTGGCGTGACCGATCGCGAGCACATCGCCATCGGTGGCCATTCCTACGGTGCGTTCATGACCGCCAACCTGCTCGCGCACACCCGCCTGTTCAAGGCCGGCATCGCCCGCAGCGGCGCCTACAACCGCACGCTGACCCCGTTTGGTTTCCAGGCCGAAGAGCGCAACTACTGGCAGGCGCAGGACGTGTACCAGAAGATGGCGCCGTTCAACTACGCCGACAGGATCAAGGATCCGATCCTCTTCATCCATGGCGTGGACGACAACAATTCGGGCACGTTCCCGCTGCAGAGCGAGCGCATGTTCGCTGCGGTGAAGGGCTTGGGCGGCACTGCCCGCCTGGTGATGCTGCCGAACGAATCGCATGCCTACCGCGCACGCGAATCGATCATGACCATGCTGGCCGAGAGCGAGCGCTGGCTGGAGCAGACCCTGGGCCCGGTGCAGCAGGGCAAGGCCAAGAAGACGCGCTGA
- the ppc gene encoding phosphoenolpyruvate carboxylase has product MNEYRSSIEFASPDLPLRDDVRRLGALVGDLLVEQVSAAFLDDVEDVRTRAIARRENQAPLSELADGLAGRAPQQAETMVRAFSTYFQVVNIAERVHRIRRRRDYQRAVAAAPQPDGLQDALQHLKAQGVGLDELAQWLPRIDIEPVFTAHPTEAVRRALLEKEQLMVASLVDNLDGQRTPGEAAADAARFRMALTASWQTTDSSPVRPTVDDEREHVGFYLVQVLYRVIPVLYESLQQALRDTYGEELPLPRLLRFGTWVGGDMDGNPNVDAHTIRNTLDAQRVAVLGQYQKELLQLASLLSQSTERVGVSDALQARVAHYQQLLPQVQSRPRHADMPYRLLNDRMRARLQATLDDADGAYAGPDELIDDLQLILDSLRANRGEHAGGFAVQRLLWRVKTFGFHLARLDVRQESSVHARALAAVLGGDAAWDALDAAGRARLLAPHASGETPLPAGDDEGSQRLDAVFAALADARARHGGDALGSYIISMAHDRGDVLAVLALARRGGLVDDAGSVPLDIAPLFETVDDLKRGTATLRDLLADPVYRAHLRARDDVQMVMLGYSDSSKDGGIAASRWGLQRAQVELLEVAAEAGLRLTFFHGRGGSISRGGGKTTHAVDASPRGSIDGRLRVTEQGEVIHRKYGIRALALRSLEQATGAVLRASLRPRAAEPREDAWRPVMDVVAGSSSEVYRAFVGQPRFMDYFRTATPIDVIERMTLGSRPSRRLGQDAALTNLRAIPWVFAWSQARAVIPGWYGVGSGLQAAVDAGHEATLREMARDWPFFRTFLDDIAMVLSKGDITIAEQFSRLSGELHDAFFPQVERELELTRHWLLALMEQQTLLDHDARLALSIRLRNPYVDPISVLQVDLLQRWRGSGREDDDLLRALVACVNGVSQGVQNTG; this is encoded by the coding sequence ATGAACGAGTACCGCAGCAGTATCGAGTTTGCTTCCCCCGATCTTCCCCTGCGTGACGATGTGCGCCGTCTCGGTGCACTGGTCGGCGACCTGCTGGTCGAGCAGGTGTCGGCCGCTTTCCTCGATGACGTCGAGGACGTGCGTACGCGTGCCATCGCCCGCCGCGAGAACCAGGCGCCTCTGTCCGAACTGGCCGATGGCCTGGCCGGGCGTGCGCCGCAGCAGGCCGAGACCATGGTGCGTGCGTTCAGCACCTATTTCCAGGTGGTCAATATCGCCGAGCGCGTGCATCGCATCCGCCGCCGTCGCGACTACCAGCGCGCCGTTGCCGCCGCACCGCAACCCGATGGCCTGCAGGATGCCCTGCAGCACCTGAAGGCGCAGGGCGTCGGCCTGGACGAACTGGCGCAGTGGCTGCCACGCATCGATATCGAGCCGGTGTTCACCGCGCACCCCACCGAGGCCGTACGCCGCGCGCTGCTGGAAAAAGAGCAGCTGATGGTGGCCAGCCTGGTCGACAACCTCGACGGCCAACGCACCCCCGGTGAGGCCGCCGCCGACGCCGCGCGCTTCCGCATGGCGTTGACCGCATCGTGGCAGACCACCGATTCCTCGCCGGTGCGTCCGACCGTGGACGACGAGCGCGAGCACGTCGGCTTCTATCTGGTGCAGGTGCTGTATCGGGTCATCCCGGTGTTGTACGAGTCGCTGCAGCAGGCACTGCGCGATACCTATGGCGAAGAGCTGCCGTTGCCACGCCTGCTGCGTTTCGGCACGTGGGTGGGTGGCGACATGGACGGCAATCCCAATGTGGATGCGCACACCATCCGCAACACGCTGGATGCACAGCGCGTTGCCGTGTTGGGCCAGTACCAGAAGGAGCTGCTGCAGCTGGCCAGCCTGCTCAGCCAATCCACCGAACGGGTGGGGGTGAGCGATGCACTGCAGGCGCGTGTTGCGCATTACCAGCAGTTGCTGCCGCAGGTGCAGTCGCGGCCACGCCATGCCGACATGCCGTATCGGTTGCTCAACGACCGCATGCGCGCGCGCCTGCAGGCCACGCTGGATGATGCCGACGGCGCCTATGCCGGCCCGGACGAGCTGATCGATGACCTGCAGCTGATCCTCGACAGCCTGCGCGCGAACCGTGGCGAACATGCCGGCGGCTTCGCCGTGCAGCGCCTGCTGTGGCGGGTGAAGACCTTCGGCTTCCATCTGGCGCGGCTGGATGTGCGCCAGGAATCGAGCGTGCATGCGCGCGCGCTGGCGGCGGTGCTGGGCGGCGACGCAGCATGGGATGCGTTGGATGCAGCTGGACGCGCGCGCCTGCTGGCGCCACATGCCAGTGGTGAAACACCCTTGCCCGCTGGCGATGATGAGGGCAGCCAGCGCTTGGATGCGGTGTTTGCCGCATTGGCCGATGCGCGTGCGCGGCATGGTGGCGACGCGCTGGGCAGCTACATCATCTCGATGGCGCACGACCGTGGCGATGTGCTGGCAGTGCTCGCGCTGGCGCGCCGTGGTGGGTTGGTCGATGACGCCGGCAGCGTGCCGCTGGATATCGCGCCGCTGTTCGAGACAGTGGACGATCTCAAGCGCGGCACCGCGACGCTGCGTGACCTGCTGGCCGATCCGGTGTACCGCGCGCATCTGCGTGCACGTGATGATGTGCAGATGGTGATGCTGGGTTATTCGGACAGCAGCAAGGACGGTGGCATTGCCGCCTCGCGCTGGGGCCTGCAACGCGCGCAGGTTGAGCTGCTGGAGGTGGCTGCCGAAGCGGGCCTGCGCCTGACCTTCTTCCATGGCCGCGGCGGTTCGATCAGCCGTGGTGGCGGCAAGACCACGCATGCGGTCGATGCCTCGCCACGCGGCAGCATCGATGGCCGCCTGCGAGTGACCGAACAGGGCGAAGTGATCCACCGCAAGTACGGCATCCGCGCGCTGGCGCTGCGTTCGCTGGAGCAGGCCACCGGTGCGGTACTGCGCGCCAGCCTGCGCCCGCGCGCCGCCGAGCCGCGCGAGGACGCATGGCGGCCGGTGATGGACGTGGTCGCCGGTTCCAGCAGCGAAGTCTATCGGGCGTTCGTCGGCCAGCCACGTTTCATGGATTACTTCCGCACCGCTACGCCGATCGATGTGATCGAACGGATGACACTGGGGTCGCGGCCTTCGCGCCGGCTCGGCCAGGATGCGGCATTGACCAACCTGCGTGCGATTCCGTGGGTGTTCGCCTGGAGCCAGGCGCGCGCGGTGATTCCGGGCTGGTATGGCGTCGGCAGCGGCCTGCAGGCGGCGGTGGACGCCGGCCATGAAGCCACGCTGCGTGAAATGGCGCGGGACTGGCCGTTCTTCCGCACGTTCCTGGATGACATCGCGATGGTGCTGTCCAAGGGCGATATCACCATCGCCGAACAGTTCTCGCGCCTGTCAGGCGAGCTGCACGACGCGTTCTTCCCGCAGGTTGAACGCGAACTGGAACTGACCCGGCACTGGCTGCTGGCGCTGATGGAGCAGCAGACCCTGTTGGACCACGACGCGCGGCTGGCGCTGTCGATCCGCCTGCGCAATCCCTATGTGGACCCGATCAGCGTGCTGCAGGTGGACCTGCTGCAGCGCTGGCGCGGAAGCGGGCGCGAGGACGATGACCTGCTGCGTGCGCTGGTGGCCTGCGTGAATGGTGTTTCGCAGGGCGTGCAGAACACCGGGTGA
- a CDS encoding acyl-CoA thioesterase, with amino-acid sequence MSTELKSHQLSMTVLMSPEMANFSGKVHGGAILRLLDQVAYACASRYAGRYVVTLSVDQVVFRQPIAVGELVTFLASVNYTGTSSMEIGVKVVAEDILKRSVRHANSCFFTMVAVDEEGRPTPVPSLQPASSDEKRRQAAALIRRQLRQEMEQRHLELLASNPPSPEE; translated from the coding sequence ATGTCGACCGAACTCAAATCCCACCAGCTGTCCATGACCGTGCTGATGTCGCCGGAAATGGCCAACTTCTCCGGCAAGGTCCACGGCGGCGCGATCCTGCGCCTGCTCGACCAGGTCGCCTATGCCTGCGCCAGCCGCTATGCCGGCCGCTACGTGGTCACCCTGTCGGTGGACCAGGTGGTGTTCCGCCAGCCGATCGCGGTCGGCGAACTGGTCACCTTCCTGGCCTCGGTGAACTACACCGGCACCTCGTCGATGGAAATCGGCGTCAAGGTGGTGGCCGAGGACATCCTCAAGCGCAGCGTGCGCCACGCCAACAGCTGCTTCTTCACCATGGTGGCGGTGGACGAGGAAGGCCGGCCGACGCCGGTTCCGTCATTGCAGCCGGCCAGTTCGGACGAGAAGCGCCGCCAGGCAGCAGCATTGATCCGCCGCCAGCTACGCCAGGAAATGGAGCAGCGGCATCTGGAACTGCTGGCGTCGAATCCGCCGTCGCCGGAAGAATGA